A stretch of Mycobacterium sp. ITM-2016-00316 DNA encodes these proteins:
- a CDS encoding rhodanese-like domain-containing protein — translation MKFTQYYLDCLSHASYLIGDETTGRAVVVDPQRDVSEYLSDAQDMGMTIELVIETHFHADFLSGHLELAKATGAKIVYSSVAETEFESVGVADGERYSLGEVTLEFRHTPGHTPESLSIVVFEHAHDEVPYGVLTGDALFIGDVGRPDLLASIGFTREELADKLYDSLHNKLMTLPDATRVYPAHGAGSACGKNLSTDLWSTMGEQKETNYALRAPDKATFMDLVTAGQPPAPSYFVYDAILNRKDRELLDETKMPAPMTYEQVLAALAAGAVLVDGRGPEDFALGHLRQAINIGLEGRYAEFAGSVLPTDVDIVLFTEPGQELEGKNRLARIGFDRVIGYVDTPFEVMFSHRDDVQVASRLTARAFDQRAAELRDLQVVDVRNPGEVEAGTIPDAIAIPVGQLPSRLSELDPTKPTVVYCAGGYRSSVAASLLRRNGFGDVSDILGGYGAWDESHQNA, via the coding sequence ATGAAGTTCACCCAGTACTATCTGGACTGCCTTTCCCATGCGTCGTATCTGATCGGTGACGAAACCACCGGTCGCGCAGTCGTTGTCGATCCGCAGCGCGATGTCTCGGAGTACCTTTCCGATGCGCAGGACATGGGCATGACGATCGAGCTCGTCATCGAGACGCACTTTCACGCCGACTTCCTGTCCGGCCACCTCGAACTGGCCAAGGCCACCGGCGCGAAAATCGTCTACTCCTCGGTCGCCGAGACCGAGTTCGAGTCGGTGGGCGTGGCCGACGGTGAGCGCTATTCGTTGGGGGAGGTGACGCTGGAGTTCCGGCACACCCCCGGGCACACCCCGGAGTCGCTGAGCATCGTGGTCTTCGAGCACGCGCACGACGAGGTGCCCTACGGGGTGCTCACCGGAGACGCGCTCTTCATCGGTGACGTCGGCAGGCCGGACCTGCTGGCCTCGATCGGCTTCACCCGTGAGGAGCTGGCCGACAAGCTCTACGACTCACTGCACAACAAGCTGATGACCTTGCCCGATGCCACCCGGGTGTACCCGGCGCACGGTGCGGGCTCGGCGTGCGGCAAGAACCTGTCGACAGACCTGTGGTCGACGATGGGTGAGCAGAAGGAGACCAACTACGCCCTGCGGGCTCCCGACAAGGCGACCTTCATGGATCTGGTCACCGCGGGGCAGCCACCCGCGCCGAGCTATTTCGTCTACGACGCCATCCTCAACCGCAAGGACCGCGAGCTGCTGGATGAGACCAAGATGCCGGCACCGATGACCTATGAACAGGTCCTGGCAGCGCTGGCCGCCGGCGCGGTGCTGGTCGACGGACGCGGTCCGGAGGACTTCGCGCTGGGACACCTGCGTCAGGCGATCAACATCGGACTGGAGGGCCGCTACGCCGAGTTCGCCGGGTCGGTGCTGCCCACCGATGTCGACATCGTGCTGTTCACCGAGCCGGGACAGGAACTCGAAGGCAAGAACCGCCTTGCCCGGATCGGATTCGACCGGGTGATCGGATATGTCGACACTCCCTTCGAGGTGATGTTCTCCCATCGAGATGACGTCCAGGTGGCCTCCCGGCTGACGGCCAGGGCATTCGACCAGCGCGCCGCCGAGCTGAGGGATTTGCAGGTCGTCGACGTGCGCAATCCGGGCGAGGTCGAAGCGGGCACGATTCCGGATGCGATCGCCATTCCGGTCGGGCAGCTGCCCAGCCGGTTGAGCGAACTCGATCCCACCAAGCCGACCGTCGTCTACTGCGCAGGCGGATACCGGTCCTCGGTGGCCGCAAGCCTGCTGCGCCGGAACGGCTTTGGCGACGTCAGCGACATCCTGGGCGGGTACGGCGCCTGGGACGAATCACACCAGAACGCCTGA
- a CDS encoding FAD/NAD(P)-binding oxidoreductase, translated as MITAKHQILIVGGGTAGISVAARLLRNGRSDVAVIEPSSKHYYQPLWTLVGGGQAKASTTERSEASVMPKQATWIKNAAAAVDPESNTITCADGAVYSYDVLVVCPGIQLDWNRTEGLRDTLGKDGVSSNYRFDLAPRTWEFIRDMRSGSAVFMMPSGPIKCAGAPQKIAYLAADYWRKQGVLKDIDVHLVVPTPRLFGIPAIADNLDKVAAGYGITVHTNAEVTSVDAASHKVGVSGVGESGSDTMLSYDVLHAVPRQSAPDWIKSSALSTGDANGYVEIDKHTMQHVRHPNVFSLGDAGSSPNSKTGAAIRKQAPVVVDNIEAFLQGRPLGARYNGYGSCPIVTSSHSMLLAEFDYDLSLTPSIPLLDPTTSHRSYWYLKKYGLPFMYWNLMLKGLA; from the coding sequence ATGATCACCGCCAAGCACCAGATCCTCATCGTCGGCGGCGGGACGGCCGGTATCTCGGTCGCCGCGCGCCTGCTCCGCAACGGCCGTTCCGACGTCGCCGTCATCGAGCCGTCCAGCAAGCACTACTACCAGCCACTGTGGACGCTCGTCGGCGGTGGCCAGGCGAAGGCATCGACGACCGAACGGTCCGAGGCCTCGGTGATGCCCAAGCAGGCGACCTGGATCAAGAACGCGGCCGCCGCCGTCGACCCCGAGTCCAACACGATCACCTGTGCCGACGGGGCGGTCTACTCCTACGACGTACTCGTGGTCTGTCCCGGCATCCAGCTGGACTGGAATCGCACCGAGGGATTGCGCGATACCCTCGGCAAGGACGGGGTGTCGTCGAACTACCGGTTCGACCTTGCGCCCCGTACCTGGGAGTTCATCCGCGACATGCGTTCGGGCAGTGCGGTTTTCATGATGCCGTCAGGGCCGATCAAATGTGCCGGAGCGCCGCAGAAGATCGCCTACCTCGCGGCCGACTACTGGCGCAAGCAGGGCGTGCTCAAGGACATCGACGTCCACCTGGTGGTACCGACGCCACGGCTGTTCGGCATACCGGCGATCGCCGACAACCTGGACAAGGTCGCCGCCGGATACGGCATCACCGTGCACACCAACGCCGAGGTGACCTCGGTCGACGCGGCATCGCACAAGGTCGGGGTGTCCGGGGTCGGGGAAAGCGGATCAGACACCATGCTGTCCTACGACGTGCTGCATGCCGTGCCGCGCCAATCGGCTCCGGACTGGATCAAGTCGAGTGCGCTGTCGACCGGCGACGCAAACGGGTACGTCGAGATCGACAAGCACACCATGCAGCATGTGCGTCATCCCAATGTGTTCAGCCTCGGCGACGCGGGGTCGTCACCGAACTCGAAGACCGGCGCGGCGATCCGCAAGCAGGCGCCGGTCGTCGTCGACAACATCGAGGCATTTCTGCAGGGCCGGCCGCTGGGCGCCCGCTACAACGGCTATGGTTCGTGCCCGATCGTCACGTCATCGCACTCGATGCTGCTGGCGGAGTTCGACTACGACCTGAGCCTGACCCCGTCGATCCCGCTGCTCGACCCGACCACATCCCACCGCAGCTATTGGTACCTCAAGAAATACGGGCTGCCGTTCATGTACTGGAACCTGATGCTCAAGGGTCTGGCCTGA
- a CDS encoding pyridoxamine 5'-phosphate oxidase family protein — protein MKFSEAGPVTSMAEGECWDQLSAMTLGRLVTSSDSKPDIFPVNFVVQRRTILIRTAEGTKLAAVSRNPWVAFEADDHDVVRGWSIVVHGRASVLDSAADIALAEKAQVLPWTATAKQCFIRIEPAGIVGRRFAFGSEPA, from the coding sequence ATGAAGTTCTCCGAAGCCGGCCCCGTCACCTCGATGGCCGAGGGGGAGTGCTGGGATCAGCTGTCCGCCATGACGCTCGGCCGACTCGTGACGAGCAGCGACTCGAAACCCGATATCTTCCCGGTGAACTTCGTCGTCCAGCGGCGCACCATCCTCATCCGAACGGCAGAAGGTACGAAACTTGCCGCCGTATCGCGCAATCCGTGGGTGGCGTTCGAAGCCGACGACCACGATGTCGTGCGCGGTTGGAGCATCGTGGTGCACGGCCGTGCATCGGTGCTCGACTCTGCTGCGGACATCGCGCTGGCGGAGAAGGCGCAGGTGCTGCCGTGGACGGCGACGGCGAAGCAGTGTTTCATCCGTATCGAGCCGGCGGGGATCGTCGGCCGCCGCTTTGCCTTTGGCTCCGAACCTGCATGA
- a CDS encoding EAL domain-containing protein, with amino-acid sequence MLLIAFAVAYALAVLAGRATRVGEDDVALVWPAAAVAIIWVLTTQRCGPRERALHVLVLGAVTCAVNIAAGSAAPMSAWFALVNVALAVITVAILAYRRDEVVLRDPGDLARLLVAVVTGTCCAAALATAYFVVVLDAAPGETFALFAVRNGTSALLGLALWLRLQDLEWKWPRLSWAALTEALVVGAAVALIFVWIFWLNTGVPMAFLALVAAMWVTLRYSTTVSMTFLVVTGVWIIYATLLGKGVFIVQDLEARAMLSQAMVCSLTVIVLTLSLYRDSRARLIAQLRQARDRADQDSELLGAVLDSIHDSVILVDPAGEVVLRNAQATTDSDLATQLVAASAADAPISSAVNSSRQIPRDVVLDAESPRVIELTTAPLALQSTLKVMAFRDVTEERGTARALREARDLFAGVLDAASEQAIIGTDPVGHITVFNNGAERLLGWTEAEMLGRTPVDFHLECEVRARATELGIPMGFEVFVHNVTPEVAEVRQWTYVRRDGTHTAVSLAVSQMTNDDGDCAGYIGVATDVTEQKAAEQALAESEERFRLAFDTAPMGMFMFESSGRITRCNEAMATLLGRSIADVLATTVTALGGTDGGVCTLGTLQRLLTLHSDQPFEAEVAFRHADGATVWGAVSASVVAPQGSSPYGMGLVEDITLRKLAEAELQHLAMHDRLTGLANRALFMERAEQALADAAADDARRVGLIFLDLDGFKAVNDTWGHAQGDKVLATIARRIEASIRSRDTAARLGGDEFAVLCPGVSDIAHVQHVADRIRNELHRPVPLAVGGVYNQLSVSGGVAISTPRCTAEGLLQRADALMYQAKRSGKDCVALAETVEEAAMHRALQLIPELERAVNLHEFVVHFQPIVNLRTAEQVAAEALLRWQHPKRGLLKPSEFLAVAETSRQMSDIGRYVLHEACRHAALWRSPMDTAAVHVNVSGRQLEVGDFRADVLGALERTGLAPERLVLELTETYAGRVARSAKADLEALREIGVRVAIDDVGTGFSGLAKIVDLPIDILKIDKQFISGLPQDPRCEAITRAVLSLGESLGLSVIAEGIESREQWNLIADWGCEMGQGFLFGQAIAPRPAELRMLER; translated from the coding sequence ATGCTCCTGATCGCGTTTGCCGTGGCCTATGCGCTCGCGGTTCTCGCCGGTCGGGCCACCCGGGTGGGCGAGGATGACGTCGCGCTCGTCTGGCCGGCCGCGGCAGTCGCGATCATCTGGGTCCTCACCACGCAGCGTTGCGGACCGCGGGAGCGCGCGCTGCACGTGCTGGTGCTGGGTGCGGTGACGTGCGCGGTGAACATCGCCGCCGGCTCTGCCGCGCCGATGAGCGCGTGGTTTGCGCTGGTCAACGTCGCGCTGGCGGTGATCACGGTGGCAATTCTGGCCTACCGCCGCGACGAGGTGGTGCTCCGCGATCCCGGTGACCTGGCGCGTCTGCTGGTCGCGGTGGTCACCGGTACGTGTTGCGCCGCCGCGCTGGCCACGGCGTACTTCGTGGTCGTCCTGGATGCCGCACCAGGGGAGACGTTCGCGCTCTTTGCGGTGCGCAACGGGACTTCCGCACTCCTGGGACTGGCCCTGTGGCTCAGGCTGCAGGACCTCGAGTGGAAGTGGCCGCGTCTTTCGTGGGCTGCCCTGACCGAGGCACTGGTGGTCGGAGCCGCCGTCGCATTGATCTTCGTGTGGATCTTCTGGTTGAACACCGGTGTCCCGATGGCATTCCTGGCGCTGGTGGCCGCGATGTGGGTGACACTGCGGTACAGCACCACGGTCAGCATGACGTTTCTGGTCGTGACGGGCGTGTGGATCATCTACGCCACCCTTCTCGGCAAAGGCGTCTTCATCGTCCAGGACCTGGAGGCGCGGGCGATGCTCTCGCAGGCGATGGTCTGCAGCCTGACGGTGATCGTGTTGACGTTGTCGCTGTACCGCGACTCCCGTGCGCGTCTCATCGCGCAACTGCGGCAGGCACGCGACCGGGCGGATCAGGACTCCGAACTGCTCGGCGCCGTGCTCGACAGCATCCACGACAGCGTGATCCTCGTCGACCCGGCCGGCGAGGTGGTCCTGCGCAACGCCCAAGCGACCACCGACTCCGACCTCGCCACGCAGCTGGTCGCGGCGTCCGCGGCCGACGCCCCGATCAGTTCCGCGGTCAACTCGTCGCGCCAGATTCCGCGCGATGTCGTCCTCGACGCCGAGTCGCCCCGGGTGATCGAGCTGACGACGGCCCCGCTGGCGCTGCAGTCGACGTTGAAGGTGATGGCCTTTCGCGACGTCACCGAGGAGCGCGGGACGGCCCGGGCGCTGCGCGAGGCCCGAGATCTGTTCGCCGGCGTCCTCGACGCCGCGTCCGAGCAGGCGATCATCGGCACCGACCCGGTGGGGCACATCACCGTCTTCAACAACGGTGCGGAGCGACTCCTGGGCTGGACCGAGGCCGAGATGCTCGGCCGCACGCCGGTGGACTTTCACCTGGAGTGCGAAGTCCGCGCACGGGCGACCGAACTGGGCATCCCGATGGGCTTCGAGGTCTTCGTACACAACGTGACACCGGAGGTGGCCGAGGTGCGCCAGTGGACGTACGTGCGACGCGACGGCACCCACACGGCCGTCAGCCTGGCGGTGTCTCAGATGACGAACGACGACGGCGACTGCGCGGGATACATCGGCGTCGCCACCGATGTCACCGAACAGAAGGCCGCCGAGCAGGCGCTGGCGGAGAGCGAAGAACGGTTCCGGCTGGCGTTCGACACCGCCCCGATGGGCATGTTCATGTTCGAGAGCTCCGGGCGGATCACGCGCTGCAACGAAGCAATGGCCACATTGCTCGGCCGATCGATCGCCGACGTGTTGGCCACCACCGTGACTGCCCTCGGCGGCACGGACGGTGGCGTCTGCACGCTGGGAACTCTGCAGAGATTGCTGACGCTGCACAGCGACCAACCGTTCGAAGCCGAGGTCGCGTTCCGGCACGCGGACGGCGCCACTGTGTGGGGAGCGGTGTCGGCGTCGGTGGTGGCGCCGCAGGGCTCCAGCCCGTACGGGATGGGTCTGGTCGAGGACATCACCCTGCGCAAACTCGCCGAGGCCGAACTTCAGCACCTGGCCATGCATGATCGGCTGACGGGATTGGCGAACCGCGCGCTGTTCATGGAACGCGCCGAGCAGGCCCTGGCCGACGCCGCAGCTGACGATGCGCGCCGGGTCGGCCTGATCTTCCTGGACCTCGACGGCTTCAAGGCGGTCAACGACACCTGGGGTCATGCCCAGGGAGACAAGGTGCTCGCGACGATCGCACGCCGCATCGAAGCCTCGATCCGGTCCCGGGATACCGCGGCGCGGCTGGGCGGGGACGAGTTCGCCGTGCTCTGCCCGGGTGTGTCCGACATCGCCCACGTGCAGCACGTCGCGGACCGGATCCGCAACGAACTGCACCGGCCGGTCCCGCTCGCCGTGGGAGGTGTGTACAACCAGCTCTCGGTGAGCGGTGGCGTGGCGATATCGACCCCGAGATGCACGGCCGAGGGGTTGCTGCAGAGGGCGGACGCGTTGATGTATCAGGCGAAGCGCAGCGGGAAGGACTGCGTGGCTCTCGCCGAGACCGTGGAGGAGGCGGCCATGCACCGCGCCCTGCAGCTGATCCCCGAACTGGAAAGGGCGGTGAATCTGCACGAATTCGTCGTCCACTTCCAGCCGATCGTGAACTTGCGGACCGCTGAGCAGGTCGCGGCCGAAGCGCTTCTGCGGTGGCAGCACCCGAAGCGGGGACTGCTCAAGCCGTCCGAGTTCCTGGCCGTTGCCGAGACTTCTCGTCAAATGTCCGACATCGGTCGCTACGTTCTTCACGAAGCGTGCCGCCACGCTGCACTGTGGCGCTCGCCGATGGACACCGCCGCAGTACACGTCAACGTGTCGGGCCGGCAGCTGGAGGTGGGCGACTTCCGCGCGGACGTCCTCGGAGCGCTCGAACGGACCGGGCTCGCTCCCGAGCGGCTCGTCCTCGAATTGACCGAGACCTACGCCGGGCGGGTCGCCCGTTCCGCCAAGGCCGACCTCGAGGCCCTCCGCGAGATCGGCGTGCGGGTCGCCATCGACGACGTCGGCACCGGATTCAGCGGTCTGGCCAAGATCGTCGACCTGCCGATCGACATCCTGAAGATCGACAAGCAGTTCATCAGCGGATTACCGCAGGATCCGCGTTGCGAAGCGATCACCCGCGCGGTCCTGAGCTTGGGTGAAAGCCTGGGGCTGTCGGTGATCGCTGAAGGCATCGAGTCCCGCGAGCAATGGAACCTGATCGCCGACTGGGGCTGCGAGATGGGGCAGGGCTTCCTGTTCGGGCAGGCCATCGCACCGAGACCGGCCGAGCTCCGCATGCTCGAACGGTGA
- a CDS encoding YihY/virulence factor BrkB family protein: MLGWLDRLQQRSRAAGFAIAVVYKYIDDQANYLAALITYYAFVSLFPLLLLLTTALGVILRDRPEWREQIVDSAISQLPLLGNQLSEPSALSGGTTAVVIGIAGALYGGLGVGTALQNAMDTVWAVPRYVRPDPIKARLRSLMLLIVLGSALIATTLLTAVGKNWADLGFVGTAGVVVASFVLNTGVCVAAFRVSTVRSLTVRQVLPGAVTAAALWQMLQWFGATYVSSVVASASVTNSVFAIVLGLLAFLYLVGTSLLVCAEINAVRVDRLHPRALLTPFTDNVDLTAADRRMYAGQAEAQQAKGFQRVDVSFDEPDTADGGDDSVSRRHDEGIAEANH; encoded by the coding sequence ATGCTGGGATGGCTCGATCGGTTGCAGCAGCGCAGTCGGGCAGCGGGCTTCGCCATCGCCGTCGTCTACAAATACATCGATGACCAGGCCAACTACCTGGCCGCCCTGATCACCTACTACGCCTTCGTCTCGTTGTTCCCGCTGTTGCTGCTACTCACCACGGCGCTCGGGGTGATACTGCGGGACCGGCCCGAGTGGCGCGAGCAGATCGTGGACTCCGCGATCAGTCAGCTCCCGCTGCTCGGCAACCAACTCAGTGAACCGAGCGCGCTCAGCGGCGGCACGACCGCAGTGGTGATCGGGATCGCCGGTGCGCTCTACGGCGGTCTCGGCGTCGGCACGGCGCTGCAGAACGCCATGGACACCGTGTGGGCCGTGCCCCGCTACGTGCGCCCCGATCCGATCAAGGCCCGCCTGCGCAGCCTGATGCTGCTGATCGTGCTCGGGTCGGCCCTCATCGCCACGACGCTGCTCACCGCGGTCGGCAAGAACTGGGCCGACCTGGGCTTCGTCGGGACCGCCGGTGTGGTGGTGGCCTCGTTCGTCCTGAACACCGGGGTATGCGTGGCCGCCTTCCGGGTCAGCACCGTGCGCTCGCTGACCGTCCGGCAGGTGCTGCCCGGGGCGGTGACGGCCGCGGCGCTGTGGCAGATGCTGCAGTGGTTCGGTGCGACCTACGTGTCTTCGGTGGTGGCCTCGGCCAGCGTGACCAACAGCGTGTTCGCCATCGTGCTCGGCCTGCTGGCGTTCCTGTACCTGGTCGGTACGTCGCTGCTGGTGTGCGCCGAGATCAATGCGGTGCGCGTGGACCGGCTGCATCCGCGCGCGCTGCTCACACCGTTCACCGACAACGTCGACCTGACCGCCGCCGATCGCCGCATGTACGCAGGGCAGGCCGAGGCCCAGCAGGCCAAGGGCTTTCAGCGGGTGGACGTCAGCTTCGACGAACCCGACACTGCAGACGGTGGCGATGACAGCGTTTCTCGCCGGCACGACGAGGGTATTGCCGAGGCGAACCATTAG
- a CDS encoding SHOCT domain-containing protein codes for MSSPISPEADKALTDIAARHGLSRDAVLAMLSALHAGGGTMAQFDIPELGGSGQWMRGGMTMVSNMFDTALKARVDALCAELAQLLATTAVFPTRSAEPSGGWWPADLGVPSATGGQNDARYAIFPATRRLAIHLDGVTRVFDTADHRIAGVQQQQGGRRGSVTFTSQLGTFDVTSLTEIGAAPVAATPTVAPQQHAPAAGDASAIIGAIEALADLHERGIVSDGEFTAKKTELLGRL; via the coding sequence ATGAGCTCCCCGATCAGTCCTGAGGCCGACAAGGCGCTCACCGATATCGCGGCGCGCCACGGTCTTTCCCGCGACGCGGTGCTGGCCATGCTGTCGGCGCTGCATGCCGGCGGCGGCACCATGGCGCAGTTCGACATACCCGAGTTGGGCGGGTCGGGTCAATGGATGCGCGGCGGAATGACCATGGTGTCGAACATGTTCGACACCGCACTCAAGGCGCGCGTCGACGCACTGTGCGCCGAGTTGGCCCAACTGCTCGCCACGACGGCGGTCTTCCCCACGCGCAGCGCTGAGCCGTCGGGCGGTTGGTGGCCGGCCGACCTCGGCGTCCCGAGCGCCACCGGCGGCCAGAACGATGCCCGCTACGCGATCTTTCCCGCCACCCGCCGGTTGGCGATCCACCTCGACGGCGTCACCCGGGTGTTCGACACCGCGGATCACCGGATCGCCGGCGTCCAACAGCAACAGGGCGGACGGCGCGGCAGCGTCACCTTCACCAGCCAACTCGGCACCTTCGATGTGACGAGCCTGACCGAGATCGGCGCCGCGCCGGTCGCCGCGACGCCCACCGTCGCACCACAGCAGCACGCACCTGCCGCCGGTGATGCCTCCGCGATCATCGGCGCGATCGAAGCGCTCGCCGACCTGCATGAGCGGGGCATCGTCTCCGACGGCGAATTCACCGCGAAGAAGACCGAATTGCTCGGCCGGCTGTAG
- a CDS encoding SDR family oxidoreductase, producing MNKVVVITGAGSGIGRATARALLDAGHQVVLAGRRPDQLTEAAGSHPNALVVPTDVTDSAAVRALFERTVSTFGRVDVLFNNAGTFGPAASIADIDDEQWHTVWRTNVDGAVFCAREATRIMTAQLPRGGRIINNGSLAAHRPRPDTLAYVVTKHAISGLTASMLLDLRDLDIDVTQIDIGNAATEMTSGFTAEPTIDVTHVATTIAHIVDLPVDVSVPAITVMARGMRYVGRG from the coding sequence ATGAACAAGGTCGTCGTCATCACCGGAGCAGGAAGCGGTATCGGTCGGGCCACGGCCCGGGCCCTGCTCGATGCCGGGCATCAGGTGGTTCTGGCGGGACGTCGGCCCGATCAGCTCACCGAGGCCGCCGGCAGCCACCCGAACGCTCTGGTGGTGCCCACCGATGTCACCGACTCGGCGGCGGTGCGGGCGCTGTTCGAGCGCACGGTGTCGACGTTCGGCAGGGTGGATGTGCTGTTCAACAATGCGGGCACTTTCGGGCCGGCAGCGTCGATCGCCGATATCGATGACGAGCAATGGCACACCGTCTGGCGCACCAATGTCGACGGCGCGGTCTTCTGCGCGCGGGAGGCGACCCGCATCATGACCGCGCAACTGCCGCGCGGCGGACGAATCATCAACAACGGCTCGCTGGCCGCGCACCGGCCGCGCCCGGACACCCTGGCCTACGTGGTCACCAAACACGCCATCAGTGGCCTGACGGCATCGATGCTGCTGGACCTGCGCGACCTCGACATCGACGTCACCCAGATCGACATCGGCAATGCCGCCACCGAGATGACCAGCGGGTTCACCGCCGAACCCACGATCGACGTCACCCACGTGGCCACCACCATCGCGCACATCGTGGACCTCCCGGTGGACGTCTCGGTGCCCGCCATCACCGTCATGGCGCGTGGCATGCGGTACGTCGGCCGTGGCTGA
- a CDS encoding hydroxypyruvate isomerase family protein — protein sequence MADMSFVVNCSMLLTDLPVLRRPQAARDAGFDAVEFWWPFDDAVPADAEIDAFVGAVADAGVRLTALNFAGGDMAAGERGLLSDPRRRQEFRDNADIVFGIADRLGTRAFNALYGNRLAGVDAQRQDEVAAANLEHVGRMAEHLGAIVLIEPLSGVDGYPLRTAADVLAVIDRVDATSLRLLADLYHLGVNGDDIAAVIDAHLDRLGHVQIADIPGRGAPGTGSLDIDGYLQRLADRGYRGHVSLEYRADGPDPFGWLPWPRRGGRSRNPPE from the coding sequence GTGGCTGACATGTCCTTCGTCGTCAACTGCTCGATGTTGCTGACCGACCTGCCCGTGTTGCGGCGTCCGCAGGCCGCCCGCGACGCCGGGTTCGATGCGGTCGAGTTCTGGTGGCCGTTCGATGACGCGGTGCCCGCCGACGCCGAGATCGACGCGTTCGTCGGGGCGGTGGCCGACGCCGGGGTGCGCCTCACCGCACTGAATTTCGCCGGCGGCGACATGGCGGCAGGGGAGCGCGGGCTGCTGTCTGATCCCCGGCGGCGACAGGAGTTCCGCGACAATGCCGACATCGTGTTCGGCATCGCGGACCGATTGGGTACCCGGGCGTTCAACGCGCTCTACGGCAACCGGCTCGCCGGTGTCGATGCGCAGCGCCAGGACGAGGTGGCCGCCGCAAACCTCGAACACGTCGGTCGCATGGCCGAACACCTCGGGGCGATCGTTCTCATCGAGCCGCTCAGCGGTGTGGACGGCTATCCGCTACGCACGGCCGCCGACGTCCTGGCGGTGATCGACCGCGTCGATGCCACCTCGCTGCGACTGCTCGCCGACCTGTACCACCTGGGCGTCAACGGCGACGATATCGCCGCCGTCATCGACGCCCATCTGGACCGCCTCGGGCACGTACAGATCGCCGACATACCCGGCCGGGGCGCGCCGGGCACCGGATCCCTCGATATCGACGGGTACCTGCAGCGGCTGGCCGATCGTGGTTACCGCGGCCATGTCAGCTTGGAGTACCGCGCCGACGGGCCGGATCCGTTCGGGTGGCTTCCGTGGCCCCGGCGCGGCGGCCGATCGCGAAACCCCCCGGAATAG
- a CDS encoding metallophosphoesterase produces MTDNPAEVVEEAAHPPHRSGARWRRTAVVTAVLALLFGVPWWTLVAAGGWPLPVSIAGTLLFVAALVLLPTLLFTGHGKHRDLPSALGDALLGIMWVLFVWSALGNLLRLALLAAGIEDPLRSRVVAVAVLLVSATLLAWGHFEAMRVPRIRPVDVRIPRLGRGLDGLRVAMITDTHYGPLDRAQWSANVVERVNELDADIVCHVGDIADGTVEVRRNQASPLETVRARSARVYVTGNHEYFSEAQGWLDYMEGIGWSALHNRHIVVERGGDRLVVAGVDDATAEGSGLRGHGEDLATALSGADPGLPVLLLAHQPKQIPQAVAAGVDLQISGHTHGGQIWPFNFLVRLDQPVVQGLSAHGQRTQLYTSRGTGFWGPPFRVFAPSEITLLTLRSA; encoded by the coding sequence ATGACCGACAACCCGGCCGAAGTAGTAGAAGAAGCCGCTCACCCGCCGCACCGGTCGGGAGCACGGTGGCGCCGCACCGCGGTGGTGACCGCCGTGCTGGCCCTGTTGTTCGGGGTGCCGTGGTGGACGCTGGTCGCCGCCGGCGGCTGGCCGCTGCCAGTCTCGATCGCGGGAACCCTGCTTTTCGTCGCCGCCCTGGTTCTGCTGCCCACGCTGCTGTTCACCGGCCACGGTAAACACCGCGATCTGCCATCGGCGCTGGGCGACGCGCTGCTGGGCATCATGTGGGTGTTGTTCGTGTGGTCGGCGCTCGGCAATCTGCTGCGACTGGCACTGCTGGCCGCCGGTATCGAGGATCCGCTGCGATCCCGGGTGGTTGCGGTGGCGGTTCTCCTGGTGTCGGCAACGTTGCTGGCCTGGGGCCATTTCGAGGCGATGCGGGTGCCGCGGATCCGGCCCGTCGACGTGCGCATCCCCCGCCTCGGCCGAGGCCTGGACGGGCTGCGCGTCGCGATGATCACCGACACCCATTACGGACCGCTCGATCGGGCGCAATGGTCGGCGAACGTGGTCGAACGGGTCAACGAACTCGACGCCGATATCGTCTGCCATGTCGGCGATATCGCCGACGGCACCGTCGAGGTGCGCCGCAATCAGGCGAGTCCGCTGGAGACGGTGCGGGCCCGATCGGCGCGCGTGTACGTGACCGGCAACCACGAGTACTTCAGCGAGGCACAGGGCTGGCTCGACTACATGGAGGGCATCGGCTGGTCGGCGCTGCACAACCGGCACATCGTTGTCGAGCGCGGCGGCGATCGTCTGGTCGTCGCCGGGGTAGACGATGCCACCGCCGAGGGTTCCGGTCTGCGCGGGCACGGCGAGGATCTGGCGACGGCACTGTCGGGTGCCGATCCCGGGCTGCCGGTGCTGCTGCTGGCGCACCAGCCCAAGCAGATTCCGCAGGCGGTGGCCGCGGGTGTGGACCTGCAGATCTCCGGGCACACCCACGGCGGGCAGATCTGGCCGTTCAACTTCCTGGTGCGACTGGACCAGCCGGTGGTGCAGGGGCTGAGCGCACACGGGCAACGCACCCAGCTCTACACCAGCCGCGGCACCGGGTTCTGGGGCCCGCCCTTCCGGGTGTTCGCGCCCAGCGAGATCACGCTGCTGACACTTCGCTCGGCGTGA